Genomic segment of Candidatus Eremiobacterota bacterium:
AATTCCTGTGCCTGGCGAAATGGGCCTTGATCTCCTCTTCGCCCGGCGAGGGGTTCTCCTGGAGGAGCGCCTTTGCGGACATTATCATTGCCGGCGTGCAGAACCCGCACTGAATGGCACCGTTATCGACAAAGGCCTGCTGGAGGGGATGGAGGGGGCCGCCCGGGGGGCTGAGGCTTTCGATGGTCTCCACTATGGCTTTCTGCAGCCGGGGTGAGGAGAGCGGGATCACACATGATCGGACGGGATCGCCGTTCAGAAGGACCGTGCAGGCGCCGCAGTGGCCTTTCCCGCAGCCACTCTTGGCACCGGTGAGACCCCGTCTCTCCCTGAGATACCAGAGGAGCGATTTATCTCCGGGGACCTGGTCTTCTACGGGGGTGCCGTTGAGAGTAAAGGTGAGGTGAACAAGAGGTTTCACCGCCATCCTCCCTGAATATGCCTTTGGGGAGTAGATTCAGGCTCCCCGCCAAATATCCTTCTCTTCCGGAGGGAAGGGCCCGGGCAGGAACTGCGCGCCGACGCACGAAACCATACAGGAAACAGGCATCGCATCAGATAAGCAGAATGGAGCACCACAGTGAAAAGATTTCTCCTCATTGAAGCACAGAAGCTCTGGGAGCTCGACCTGCCCGTCCACAAGACCATCATCCCCCTCGACCTCGTGCAGCCCCTGGGGCTTGCACAGATTGCGTCCATCATAAGGCAGCGCTATGCCGACGCCCGGATCCGGATCCTGGACCTGAGGCTCCTGAAGAACGACTTCTCCACCCTTCCGGGGCTCATCAGGGACTTTGAGCCCGAGTTCATAGGCTTCAGGACGGTGAGCCGCGACAGCATTTTCATGAATGACATGGTCAGGATGGTCAGGGCGCTGATGCCCTCGGCCCTCCTGGTGGGCGGGGGGCCCCATGTGACGGCCATGAGGGGAAGAGTGATGGAAGAGGCCCCCTTCGATTTCGCCGTCTTCGGCGAAGGGGAGATCACCTTGCTTGACCTTCTCTACCACCTAGACGAAGGGGGTGACATGGGCGAGGTAAAAGGCCTCATATACCGCGATTCAGAAGGAAGAATCCGAGAGAACGCACCCCAGGACACAATCGACGACCTGGACAGCCTCCCTATGCCGGCCTGGGACCTGGTGGACCACGAACAATATTTTAAAGCCATGTATTACCCACTGATACCGGCGTACCTGAACGCCCGGCGCGAGGTGGTCTCCATCTTCACCTCCAGGGGATGCCCTTACAAGTGCACCTTCTGCCACAACATCTTCGGGAAGCGCTTCCGCGCCCGGAGCCCTGAGAAGGTCGTCGAGGAGATTGAATACCTTTACACAGCCTTCGGCTGCAGGCAGTTCGACTTCAGGGACGACATTTTCAACCTGGACAAGAAGCGCGTTCACCGGATATGCGATCTCATCATCAAGAGAGGCCTCGATATCAGGATGGCCTTCCCGAACGGCATCAGGGGAGACATCATGGACGAGGAGCTGATCCTGAAGCTCAAGGCGGCGGGAATGTTCAGGTGCACCTACGCGCTTGAGACGGCCTCACCACGGCTCCAGAAGATGACCAGAAAGAACATTGACCTGGATAAGCTCAGGCATATCATACGCTTCACGTCGGCCCAGGGCATCATTATAAGGATTTTTGTCATGCTGGGGTTCCCCACGGAGACCCGCGAGGAGATGAGAGAAACCCTCGAGTACGCCTTTGACCCGGCCATCGACTTCCTGATACTGAACACCGTGAATCCCTTTGAAGGCACCGAGATGGCCGAGAGCCTCAGGGCGAGCGGCGTCAACCTCGACGAGTTCCGCGACAAGTACGATTACCTGGAGGCCCGGATGAGCGTGAGCGAGGTGAGCGCCCAGGAGCTCCAGGCCATTAAAGACGACGCCGTCAACAGGTTTTTTTCCGAGGAGCGCTTTGCCATGATGGCTGAGAAACTTACGCGCCATATTCCAGCAAGGAAGGTAATGGCACCCTCGGCTCAGAAGTAGAGAAATATGAAAAGATATCTCCTTGTGGAAGCCCAGGAATTCTGGCACGTTTACATCGAAGGCTTCAAAGCCGATGTGCCCCTCGATGTCGTGCAGCCCATCGGCCTCGTTCAGCTTGCGGCCATGATAAGGGAGAAAGACAGTGATGCCGAGATACGCATCATAGATCTCCGGCTCTATAAAAAAGACTACCATGGGCTCGAAGAGACGGTGAAAGAGTTCAACCCCGAGTTCGTGGGCTTCCGCGTGGTGAGCCGCGACTCACTTTTCGCCAACGGAATAATCAAGCTCTTCAGAACCCTTCTTCCGAAAGCCGTTCTCACGGCCGGGGGCCCCCATGTGACGGCCTGGATGGGAAAGGTCATGGAGGAGGCGCCCCTGGATTACGCCGTCTTCGGCGAGGGCGAGATAACACTCATCGATCTCCTCGAGCATATAGAGACCGGCGGAGGGTTCGGGGAGGTCCAGGGCCTCATTTACCGGGACGCCAGCAG
This window contains:
- a CDS encoding radical SAM protein → MKRFLLIEAQKLWELDLPVHKTIIPLDLVQPLGLAQIASIIRQRYADARIRILDLRLLKNDFSTLPGLIRDFEPEFIGFRTVSRDSIFMNDMVRMVRALMPSALLVGGGPHVTAMRGRVMEEAPFDFAVFGEGEITLLDLLYHLDEGGDMGEVKGLIYRDSEGRIRENAPQDTIDDLDSLPMPAWDLVDHEQYFKAMYYPLIPAYLNARREVVSIFTSRGCPYKCTFCHNIFGKRFRARSPEKVVEEIEYLYTAFGCRQFDFRDDIFNLDKKRVHRICDLIIKRGLDIRMAFPNGIRGDIMDEELILKLKAAGMFRCTYALETASPRLQKMTRKNIDLDKLRHIIRFTSAQGIIIRIFVMLGFPTETREEMRETLEYAFDPAIDFLILNTVNPFEGTEMAESLRASGVNLDEFRDKYDYLEARMSVSEVSAQELQAIKDDAVNRFFSEERFAMMAEKLTRHIPARKVMAPSAQK